A window from Felis catus isolate Fca126 chromosome B1, F.catus_Fca126_mat1.0, whole genome shotgun sequence encodes these proteins:
- the LOC123385139 gene encoding uncharacterized protein LOC123385139, with protein MKVYIRHARYVRTQEFWCFPSLSEGGLGKSGSVAGTAWEEAAQPQQASGRKVSAFDIGTSPSSSSPNTSCCAPPRVTHLNSSSTPSEASVLAGSTRIQGLRNTTPVRMEVHKLLDAHARSQLSSAGGGWRAGSPLEGRLQMSAESSQGVEAPRRFASRSPGNVLFRENPEKHHEHLKGGVLRVPSREGDGGRRSRVCAAPGRAVGEGAGEGEPQAKQRRASSGLAAPRSLAPAFLRDAAGADHVREPEPGRGGRAAGRGWAIPPSFQILYKQTLARARRGGRRRRGTRTGGSQPPRSRSCSPWATRADLTPAEIPAPPLISPQRCQARDSGGEVAGARGFTPIRPWCGRERSEPGRGGGGGSRRQRRTLEGPVPPRGASWARVPPLRPDAPTPLSAHDEPGQPPQDTCVPSNVHRPLLGSRARNS; from the exons ATGAAAGTCTATATACGGCATGCTAGATACGTAAGAACACAGGAGTTTTGGTGTTTCCCCTCCCTTAGTGAGGGAGGGTTGGGGAAGAGCGGGTCAGTAGCGGGAACTGCGTGGGAGGAAGCGGCTCAGCCCCAGCAAGCGTCAGGTAGAAAAGTGTCCGCTTTTGACATTGGAACATCACCTTCCTCATCTTCCCCGAACACCTCCTGCTGTGCTCCCCCTAGGGTAACCCACCTGAACTCAAGTTCAACTCCCTCCGAAGCCAGCGTGCTGGCGGGCTCCACGCGGATCCAGGGACTCCGGAACACAACTCCTGTTCGGATGGAGGTCCACAAACTCCTGGATGCTCACGCGCGGTCTCAACTGTCCTCGGCAGGCGGCGGCTGGCGAGCGGGGAGCCCGCTGGAAGGGAGGCTACAGATGTCAGCGGAGTCCAGCCAGGGAGTGGAGGCGCCGCGCCGCTTCGCCTCGCGCAGCCCCGGGAACGTGCTCTTCCGCGAA AACCCAGAGAAACATCACGAGCACCTGAAGGGCGGTGTTTTGCGCGTCCCCTCCCGCGAAGGGGACGGAGGCCGGCGAAGCCGAGTCTGCGCCGCGCCGGGCCGGGCGGTGGGCGAGGGCGCCGGGGAGGGCGAGCCGCAGGCGAAGCAGCGCCGCGCTAGCTCCGGGCTGGCCGCTCCGCGCTCGCTGGCGCCTGCCTTCCTCCGAGACGCTGCCGGTGCCGACCACGTGCGGGAGCCCGAGcccgggaggggagggcgggcCGCCGGCAGGGGGTGGGCAATTCCGCCCAGCTTCCAGATCCTATATAAACAAACCCTGGCGCGGGCAAGAAGAGGAGGGCGAAGACGCCGCGGGACGCGGACTGGCGGCTCCCAGCCTCCGCGGAGCCGCTCTTGCTCGCCCTGGGCTACTCGGGCCGACCTCACACCGGCAGAGATACCAGCTCCCCCACTCATCTCACCCCAGAGGTGCCAGGCCAGAGACTCCGGAGGAGAAGTCGCCGGCGCTCGCGGGTTTACCCCGATTCGTCCATGGTGCGGGCGGGAGCGCAGCGAGCCGggacgcggcggcggcggcggcagcaggaGGCAGAGGCGAACCCTGGAGGGGCCGGTCCCGCCGAGAGGGGCTTCCTGGGCACGTGTCCCGCCGCTCAGGCCAG ATGCACCAACGCCCCTGAGCGCGCACGACGAACCTGGGCAGCCTCCGCAAGACACCTGCGTGCCTAGCAACGTGCACCGGCCACTCTTGGGGTCCAGAGCTCGTAACTCCTGA